One part of the Dyadobacter sp. 676 genome encodes these proteins:
- a CDS encoding Gfo/Idh/MocA family oxidoreductase, whose product MKTFVSLFFALLSISSMAQKPVRVAVAGLSHGHVGWIFNRKDKTDIQLVGIWETNPDLVKQFTERYKLDPKLFYSDLGKMLDETKPEAVSAFGAINEHVAVVRACAPRKINVMVEKPLATTFADAKEIRQLATDNNIHVLTNYETSWYASNQYVNQLIQDGKLGEIRKVMVNDGHQGPKEIGVSKEFFAILTDPVKNGAGALIDFGCYGANLMTWLMKGERPVSVTAVTHRNKPDIYKNVDDEASIILQYPKAQCIIQGSWNWSFARKDMEVYGNKGYAVAVNATTVRQRLQENAPEETLRLDPRPAPYTDPFSVLADVVRGRLKLEQNDLYGLPVNVTVVEILETAREAAKTGKTIFLK is encoded by the coding sequence ATGAAAACATTTGTATCTCTCTTTTTTGCATTGCTAAGCATTTCTTCAATGGCACAAAAGCCGGTCCGTGTGGCCGTGGCAGGCCTGAGCCACGGTCATGTAGGCTGGATCTTCAACCGGAAAGACAAAACCGACATTCAACTGGTAGGTATTTGGGAAACAAATCCCGATTTGGTGAAGCAATTTACAGAACGCTACAAGCTCGATCCGAAGCTCTTCTATTCCGACCTGGGCAAAATGCTTGACGAGACCAAACCGGAAGCGGTGTCCGCATTCGGGGCGATTAACGAGCACGTCGCAGTGGTGAGGGCGTGTGCGCCGCGGAAGATCAATGTAATGGTGGAAAAGCCGCTGGCGACCACTTTTGCCGATGCGAAGGAAATCCGGCAACTGGCAACGGATAACAATATCCACGTTCTGACCAACTACGAAACTTCCTGGTACGCAAGCAATCAGTACGTGAACCAGCTCATCCAGGACGGCAAGTTGGGCGAAATCCGCAAAGTGATGGTCAACGACGGCCACCAGGGGCCGAAGGAGATCGGGGTAAGCAAGGAGTTTTTCGCTATCCTGACCGACCCTGTCAAAAACGGAGCAGGCGCATTGATCGATTTCGGGTGCTATGGGGCCAATCTGATGACCTGGCTCATGAAGGGCGAGCGGCCCGTTTCGGTAACCGCCGTAACGCACCGGAACAAGCCCGATATTTACAAGAATGTCGACGACGAAGCGTCCATTATTCTGCAATATCCCAAAGCGCAATGCATTATCCAGGGCTCGTGGAACTGGTCGTTCGCCCGCAAGGATATGGAGGTTTACGGTAATAAAGGCTACGCTGTGGCCGTAAACGCGACCACCGTACGCCAGCGCTTACAGGAAAACGCACCGGAGGAAACGCTCAGACTCGATCCGCGGCCCGCTCCCTATACCGATCCGTTTTCGGTGTTGGCCGATGTCGTCCGGGGCCGCCTGAAACTCGAACAGAACGACTTGTACGGGTTACCGGTAAATGTGACCGTCGTCGAAATACTGGAAACGGCGAGGGAAGCGGCTAAAACCGGTAAAACTATCTTTTTGAAATAA
- a CDS encoding neutral/alkaline non-lysosomal ceramidase N-terminal domain-containing protein: MKLLRIILKVIGIFLLLLVLAIATMITTMDDTPYREMAYYREWKTLIAGVRPDTAGASGTLQAGWAKVNITPASPTPTAGYGNRRGKLYTAVHDSVYVRAMVIDNGHTQAAIVAADLLIVPPTVIKSLKEKLKPGDIPFGQIYFGATHSHNSVGGWGTGISSLFFSGKYDPAIVESLANAFHQAITEARKKLEPVQLTYLESLDSLDIRNRLVGEEGGYRS, from the coding sequence ATGAAATTGCTGCGGATTATTTTAAAAGTTATCGGGATTTTTCTTCTTCTGCTCGTGCTTGCCATTGCCACGATGATCACAACAATGGACGACACGCCATACCGGGAAATGGCCTATTACAGGGAATGGAAAACGCTCATCGCCGGAGTCCGGCCCGACACCGCCGGTGCTTCCGGAACGTTACAGGCGGGATGGGCGAAGGTTAATATCACACCGGCGTCGCCTACCCCTACGGCGGGCTACGGTAACCGCCGGGGAAAACTGTACACGGCTGTGCACGACTCCGTTTACGTGCGCGCGATGGTGATCGACAACGGGCATACCCAAGCGGCTATCGTCGCCGCCGATTTGCTGATCGTTCCGCCGACGGTGATCAAATCCCTGAAAGAGAAGTTGAAACCGGGCGATATTCCGTTCGGGCAGATCTATTTCGGCGCCACACATAGCCATAATAGCGTTGGCGGTTGGGGAACGGGTATTTCGTCGCTGTTTTTCTCGGGTAAATATGATCCCGCGATCGTGGAAAGCCTGGCCAACGCATTTCATCAGGCAATAACCGAAGCCCGAAAGAAGCTTGAACCCGTGCAACTGACTTACCTGGAATCGCTCGATTCACTCGATATCCGTAACCGGCTGGTAGGCGAGGAGGGGGGGTATCGATCCTGA
- a CDS encoding YceI family protein, protein MAVTKWIVDPAHSEVQFKIKHLVISTITGSFKNFEGGATSDMNNFENAEIHFSLDVSSIDTNVEMRDAHLRSADFFDAEQYPHITFQSNYFHKVKGDKYKLSGLLTLKGITKPIELDAEYGGAEKDADGNLRVGFEVEGRLSRQEFGLNYMQLTDSGGLVIGEDVKLIANIQLVKQA, encoded by the coding sequence ATGGCAGTTACAAAATGGATCGTAGACCCGGCGCACTCAGAAGTGCAGTTCAAGATCAAACACCTGGTAATTTCGACGATTACCGGTTCCTTCAAGAATTTTGAAGGCGGGGCTACTTCGGATATGAATAACTTCGAAAATGCGGAAATACATTTCTCCCTCGACGTGAGCAGTATCGATACCAATGTGGAGATGCGCGACGCTCATCTGCGTTCGGCGGATTTCTTCGATGCCGAGCAGTATCCGCACATTACTTTTCAATCAAACTATTTTCACAAAGTAAAAGGCGATAAATATAAACTTTCGGGCCTCCTCACACTGAAAGGCATTACCAAGCCGATCGAGCTCGATGCCGAATACGGCGGTGCCGAAAAGGATGCCGATGGCAATTTGCGTGTCGGTTTCGAGGTGGAAGGGCGTTTAAGCCGTCAGGAATTCGGCCTGAATTATATGCAGCTGACCGATTCGGGCGGTTTGGTGATCGGCGAGGACGTGAAACTGATCGCCAACATCCAGCTTGTAAAGCAAGCGTGA
- a CDS encoding transglutaminase family protein, whose translation MKMKGRSIFTYDVYAPTTVTTMLRPRRQEGQSIIQEGFNIEPSIPFSEYTDLYGNPCQRTILPVGKVTISTEVHAQVNPTKPIPDPPPAYMPVGDLPDEVMHYILPSRYCQSDLHEINMLALEIAGNLTPGYEQVEAIRVWIHQNVRYQYGVSNAATTALDTARSRIGVCRDFTHLAIALCRNLCIPTRMTVGYLDQLKEMDLHAWFEVFIGGEWYTFDAVQEKTEGYRIEIAHGRDAADVAMVTQYGNATLQSLHVEVELLDAER comes from the coding sequence ATGAAAATGAAGGGAAGAAGCATATTCACGTACGACGTGTATGCCCCCACCACGGTAACGACCATGTTACGCCCCCGCCGTCAGGAAGGCCAGTCGATCATTCAGGAAGGTTTTAACATCGAGCCTTCAATACCGTTTTCGGAGTATACGGACCTTTACGGCAATCCGTGTCAGCGCACGATTTTGCCGGTGGGGAAGGTGACCATTTCCACCGAAGTGCACGCGCAGGTAAATCCCACGAAGCCCATTCCCGATCCGCCGCCTGCGTATATGCCCGTGGGGGATTTGCCTGATGAGGTAATGCATTATATCCTGCCAAGCCGCTATTGTCAGTCGGATTTACACGAAATCAATATGTTAGCCCTCGAAATCGCCGGCAACCTCACGCCGGGTTACGAGCAGGTGGAGGCGATCCGGGTGTGGATCCATCAAAACGTGCGTTATCAATACGGTGTTTCCAATGCCGCCACCACCGCGCTCGACACCGCCCGCAGCCGCATAGGCGTATGCCGCGATTTCACGCACCTGGCCATTGCATTATGCCGCAACCTCTGCATCCCGACGCGCATGACGGTCGGCTACCTCGATCAGTTGAAGGAAATGGATTTACACGCCTGGTTCGAAGTTTTCATTGGCGGCGAATGGTACACCTTCGACGCCGTGCAGGAAAAAACCGAGGGATACCGCATCGAAATCGCCCACGGCCGCGACGCCGCCGATGTAGCGATGGTTACCCAATACGGCAACGCGACATTGCAATCGCTGCACGTGGAAGTCGAATTGCTTGACGCGGAAAGGTAG
- the kbl gene encoding glycine C-acetyltransferase translates to MYGTIQKELQSELEAIRSAGLYKKERVITTPQAAHIATTDGVDVLNFCANNYLGLSSHPAVIQAGIDAIHSHGFGMSSVRFICGTQDIHKELERKTAEFLGMEDCILYAAAFDANGGVFEPLLNEQDAIISDELNHASIIDGVRLCKAKRFRYKHNDMADLQKQLEDAKGSRRILVVTDGVFSMDGTIAQLDKICDLAEQYRAMVMIDECHATGFMGKTGRGTHEYRNVMGRIDIITGTYGKALGGASGGFTAAKKEIVEILRQRSRPYLFSNTLAPSIVGASIKVLDLLTSSTELRDKLERNTQYFREAMTDAGFDILPGEHPIVPIMLYEAKLAQEFAAKLLDEGIYVIGFFYPVVPQGKARIRVQISAGHEQGDLEKAVAAFTKVGRELGVI, encoded by the coding sequence ATGTACGGTACCATCCAAAAAGAGCTTCAATCCGAACTGGAAGCAATCCGCTCGGCGGGGTTATATAAGAAGGAGCGCGTGATTACGACCCCGCAAGCTGCGCATATCGCTACTACCGATGGTGTGGATGTGCTTAATTTTTGTGCTAACAACTACCTGGGGCTTTCGTCGCATCCGGCAGTGATCCAGGCGGGGATCGACGCCATTCATTCGCATGGCTTCGGGATGTCGTCGGTGCGGTTTATTTGTGGCACGCAGGATATTCACAAGGAACTTGAACGCAAAACAGCCGAATTTCTCGGAATGGAGGATTGCATTCTCTACGCGGCGGCATTCGATGCGAATGGAGGCGTTTTCGAGCCGTTGCTGAACGAGCAGGATGCCATTATTTCCGACGAACTGAATCACGCCTCGATTATCGATGGCGTGAGGCTTTGTAAAGCCAAACGCTTTCGCTATAAGCACAACGACATGGCCGATTTGCAAAAGCAACTCGAAGACGCCAAAGGCAGCCGCCGCATTCTGGTCGTGACGGACGGCGTGTTTTCCATGGACGGTACCATTGCCCAGCTCGACAAGATATGCGACCTGGCCGAGCAATATCGGGCAATGGTGATGATCGACGAATGCCATGCAACCGGCTTTATGGGAAAAACCGGACGGGGTACGCACGAGTACCGCAACGTAATGGGCCGTATCGACATTATCACAGGCACATACGGCAAGGCATTAGGTGGCGCGTCGGGTGGATTTACGGCTGCAAAAAAGGAGATCGTTGAGATCTTACGCCAGCGTTCTCGTCCGTATTTGTTTTCCAATACATTGGCGCCATCCATTGTAGGCGCTTCCATCAAAGTACTCGATCTGCTCACCTCGTCCACCGAATTACGCGATAAGCTGGAACGGAATACGCAATATTTCCGCGAGGCCATGACCGACGCCGGTTTCGATATTCTGCCCGGCGAGCACCCGATCGTGCCTATTATGCTTTACGAAGCAAAATTGGCGCAGGAATTTGCGGCCAAACTGCTCGATGAAGGCATTTACGTGATCGGCTTCTTCTATCCCGTGGTACCGCAAGGCAAAGCGCGTATCCGCGTCCAGATCTCGGCCGGGCATGAGCAGGGCGACCTCGAAAAGGCGGTGGCGGCATTTACGAAAGTAGGCCGCGAGCTGGGCGTGATTTAG
- a CDS encoding NAD-dependent epimerase/dehydratase family protein has product MKTDCVLVIGANGQIGSVLVEYLREIYGLGKVVATDIRMPESPAGIFEQLDATNAGEMGAIVRKYGVTQIYHLAAILSAKGEQDPLRTWHINMQTYFNVLEVARENGVRKVFYPSSIAVFGDRVDTLAEQWSYLDPSTVYGISKAAGENWSNYYFKRYGVDIRSLRYPGIVGYQSMPGGGTTDYAVDIYHKAVKGEAFECFLKPETTLPMIYISDAMDATVRLMEAPAEKISVRTSYNLAGMSFSPAEIAQSIQKIIPDFDITYKPDFRQAIADSWPKEIDDTQARKDWGWRPSYSLDKMTEEMISELRKKYQVVNK; this is encoded by the coding sequence ATGAAAACGGACTGCGTTTTAGTAATAGGAGCAAACGGGCAGATCGGATCCGTTCTGGTGGAATATCTGAGGGAAATTTACGGACTGGGGAAAGTGGTGGCAACGGACATCCGCATGCCCGAATCCCCGGCCGGAATTTTTGAGCAGCTCGACGCGACCAACGCCGGTGAAATGGGAGCTATCGTGCGGAAATACGGCGTTACGCAAATCTATCATCTCGCCGCCATCCTCTCGGCAAAAGGCGAGCAGGACCCGCTCCGGACGTGGCACATCAACATGCAAACGTATTTCAACGTACTCGAAGTAGCGCGAGAGAACGGGGTAAGAAAGGTTTTTTACCCGAGTTCCATTGCCGTTTTCGGTGACCGTGTGGATACCTTGGCCGAGCAATGGTCATACCTTGATCCGTCGACGGTTTATGGCATCAGTAAGGCGGCGGGTGAGAATTGGTCGAATTACTATTTCAAACGGTACGGTGTCGATATCCGCTCGCTACGTTATCCCGGCATTGTCGGCTATCAGTCGATGCCGGGTGGCGGTACCACCGATTACGCGGTCGATATTTATCACAAGGCGGTGAAAGGCGAAGCATTCGAATGCTTTTTGAAACCCGAAACGACCTTGCCGATGATCTACATCAGTGACGCGATGGACGCCACAGTCCGACTGATGGAAGCGCCTGCCGAAAAAATCTCCGTGCGAACGTCTTACAACCTCGCTGGAATGAGTTTTTCGCCCGCAGAAATCGCCCAAAGCATTCAAAAAATTATCCCCGATTTCGACATAACTTACAAACCAGACTTCCGCCAGGCCATCGCCGATTCCTGGCCGAAGGAAATCGACGACACCCAGGCGAGAAAAGACTGGGGTTGGCGGCCAAGCTACTCGCTCGATAAGATGACGGAAGAGATGATCAGCGAGTTGCGGAAGAAGTATCAAGTCGTTAATAAATGA
- a CDS encoding Lrp/AsnC family transcriptional regulator, which yields MEQLDKIDTKILRILQKDAKKTTKEIATMLNLTVSPVYERIRRLESLGYIKQYVAILDKKLINRQVTTICQVSMRYHNEAFIEKFEQEIQNLHEVQECYHMAGQVDFLLKINVASLDEYHDFVKYKLSKIDNIGVLNSTFVLKEIKHTSEFYI from the coding sequence ATGGAACAGTTGGACAAAATCGATACCAAAATCCTTCGTATCCTGCAAAAGGACGCGAAGAAAACGACCAAGGAAATCGCGACGATGCTTAACCTAACCGTGTCACCGGTGTACGAGCGGATAAGAAGACTGGAAAGTTTGGGCTACATCAAACAATATGTAGCTATTTTGGATAAAAAGCTCATCAACAGGCAGGTGACGACCATCTGCCAGGTATCGATGCGCTACCATAACGAGGCATTTATCGAAAAGTTCGAACAGGAGATACAGAACCTTCATGAAGTGCAGGAATGCTATCACATGGCCGGGCAGGTCGATTTTTTGCTGAAAATCAATGTCGCCAGCCTCGACGAGTACCACGATTTCGTGAAATACAAGCTGTCTAAAATAGACAACATAGGCGTGCTCAACAGTACCTTCGTATTAAAGGAAATCAAGCACACCTCGGAGTTTTATATTTAA
- a CDS encoding DUF4249 domain-containing protein — translation MIVKKTNFIKELKSGGFRKRRMGRWWSLGLAVGWAVNGCIEPFSPPEVSDPETYLVVDGFLNVNGDTSTILLSHTQATNDDKAVEKETGASIVVDAENGESYAFQDMGDGSYKLPPSSFNQDTKYRLRIRRSDGRQYESAYVVVSKTPPIDSISHRVDPVRNAMLIYVNTHDATNATRFYRWSFEETYEYRMPYYSSLTRDYKAGQIVSRKDNINVCWRTLASRDIKLGSTIKLSQDIIRELPVNIVDIASNKLYFGYTILVKQYGLTREAFEYWTDLAKTTQGTGSLFDPQPSQVTGNIRNVSDAKELVFGYFSAAQEQKQRVFIRERLGAYPRCQAPDTLDFNEAFNGAAVLLYFYQGLPKSGYLGTSESCADCRSQGGTTTKPSFWDE, via the coding sequence ATGATCGTGAAAAAGACAAACTTCATCAAAGAACTGAAAAGTGGCGGTTTCAGAAAAAGGCGCATGGGGCGATGGTGGTCGTTGGGGCTGGCCGTGGGATGGGCTGTTAACGGCTGTATCGAACCGTTCTCGCCGCCGGAAGTAAGCGATCCTGAAACTTACCTCGTAGTGGACGGATTTCTGAATGTAAACGGCGATACCAGTACCATTCTTTTAAGCCATACACAAGCCACCAACGACGACAAAGCGGTGGAAAAGGAAACAGGTGCGTCCATTGTCGTGGATGCGGAAAACGGAGAGAGCTACGCGTTCCAGGATATGGGAGACGGTTCCTACAAGCTGCCGCCGTCGTCATTCAACCAGGATACAAAATACAGGCTTCGGATTCGGAGGAGCGACGGGCGCCAGTACGAGTCGGCATACGTGGTAGTAAGCAAGACGCCGCCGATCGACAGCATCAGCCATCGGGTAGATCCGGTGCGGAATGCGATGCTAATTTATGTAAATACCCACGACGCAACGAATGCGACGCGTTTTTACAGGTGGAGTTTCGAAGAAACTTACGAATACCGGATGCCCTATTATTCCAGCCTGACCCGCGATTATAAAGCGGGGCAAATCGTTTCGCGGAAGGATAATATCAATGTCTGCTGGCGAACACTGGCATCCAGGGATATCAAACTCGGTTCGACGATCAAGCTTAGTCAGGACATCATCAGGGAGTTGCCGGTCAACATCGTGGACATTGCTTCCAACAAGCTGTATTTCGGTTATACCATTCTTGTAAAACAGTACGGGCTTACCCGCGAAGCATTTGAATACTGGACGGATCTCGCCAAAACCACCCAGGGGACCGGCAGCCTTTTCGATCCCCAGCCATCGCAGGTAACCGGCAACATCCGGAACGTATCCGATGCGAAAGAGCTGGTTTTTGGTTATTTCAGCGCAGCACAGGAGCAGAAACAGCGGGTTTTTATCCGCGAACGGCTAGGCGCGTATCCCCGCTGCCAGGCCCCCGATACACTTGATTTTAACGAAGCATTCAACGGGGCGGCGGTGTTGCTCTATTTTTATCAGGGCTTGCCGAAAAGCGGTTACCTGGGGACATCGGAGTCGTGTGCCGACTGCCGGTCGCAGGGAGGGACTACCACCAAGCCATCATTTTGGGACGAGTGA
- a CDS encoding DUF4249 domain-containing protein, whose amino-acid sequence MRIKTKDGQEYLSEYVAVTITPAIDSVTYKVDPVLNAAVFYVNTHDTQGKTQFYRWKFEETWEYEAAYYSALMVRNDSVVTRRDNINRCWGKLKSGSILLGSTIKLSSDVIKDLPINRVPISTNKLFIKYSILVKQYGLSRQAFEYWTDLAKTTQGTGSLFDVLPSQVTGNIRNVADQRILAFGYFSAATEETRRFTISPRLGMFPRCIEPDTIPIRCSSRDADECALNTAKLLLTYWGPRSDSVLVAAHSCADCRLQGGTTEKPSYW is encoded by the coding sequence TTGAGGATTAAAACAAAGGATGGGCAGGAATACCTGTCCGAGTACGTGGCGGTTACTATCACCCCTGCGATCGACAGCGTTACCTATAAAGTAGATCCCGTGCTGAATGCGGCCGTGTTTTATGTAAATACCCACGACACGCAGGGCAAAACACAGTTTTATCGCTGGAAATTCGAGGAAACCTGGGAATACGAAGCGGCTTACTATTCCGCATTGATGGTCAGGAACGATTCCGTGGTTACCAGGCGGGACAATATTAACAGATGTTGGGGGAAACTGAAATCGGGCAGTATATTGCTGGGCAGCACCATCAAGCTGAGCAGCGATGTGATTAAGGACCTGCCGATTAACCGTGTGCCTATTTCAACCAACAAGCTTTTTATCAAATACAGCATCCTGGTAAAACAATATGGCTTGTCGCGGCAGGCGTTCGAATACTGGACCGACCTTGCCAAAACAACCCAGGGTACCGGAAGCCTTTTCGATGTGCTTCCGTCGCAGGTGACAGGTAACATCCGTAATGTCGCCGACCAGCGGATATTGGCATTCGGTTATTTCAGCGCGGCGACGGAGGAAACCCGCAGATTCACCATCTCGCCGAGGCTGGGCATGTTTCCGCGCTGTATCGAGCCGGACACCATTCCGATCCGGTGCTCGTCACGCGACGCCGACGAATGCGCTTTGAACACGGCTAAATTGCTCCTGACTTACTGGGGGCCGCGTTCGGACTCTGTTCTGGTGGCGGCGCATTCCTGCGCCGACTGCCGTCTGCAAGGTGGTACCACCGAAAAACCCTCGTATTGGTAA
- a CDS encoding DUF4249 family protein produces MRYWLLKIGFFALLLIVDSCVEPFSPPETNSDENYLVIDGFLNVGGTDSTRIELRRTQNVNASAAPAIETGAQLWVEEENGETSPLSESGWGLYTLPPRQFNRGGQVQVED; encoded by the coding sequence ATGAGATACTGGTTATTAAAAATAGGCTTTTTTGCATTACTGCTGATCGTTGACAGCTGTGTCGAACCGTTTTCCCCACCGGAGACCAACTCGGACGAGAACTACCTGGTGATCGACGGTTTCCTGAATGTCGGTGGTACCGATTCGACGCGCATCGAACTCCGCAGGACCCAGAACGTCAACGCGAGCGCCGCGCCGGCCATCGAAACCGGCGCGCAATTGTGGGTGGAGGAAGAAAACGGCGAAACGTCGCCGCTGAGCGAATCGGGGTGGGGGCTTTACACATTGCCGCCCAGGCAGTTCAACCGGGGGGGGCAAGTACAGGTTGAGGATTAA